A window of Diabrotica virgifera virgifera chromosome 9, PGI_DIABVI_V3a contains these coding sequences:
- the LOC126890888 gene encoding glycogen synthase kinase-3 beta-like, with translation MSGRPRTTSFAEGNKQALNPPLGDMKISSGGYIGKDGSKVTTVVARPGQGPDRPQEVSYTDTKVIGNGSFGVVYQAKLCDTFELVAIKKVLQDKRFKNRELQIMQKLEHCNIVKLKYYFYSSGDKKDEVYLNLVLEYIPETVYKVARHYSKAKHTIPIIHIKLYMYQLFRSLAYIHSLGICHRDIKPQNLLLDPETGVLKLCDFGSAKHLVKGEPNVAYICSRYYRAPELIFGAIDYTTKIDVWSAGCVLAELLLGLPIFPGDSGVDQLVEIIKVLGTPTKEQIKEMNPNYTEFKFPQIKSHPWQQVFRARTPPEAIELVARLLEYTPSSRISPLQACAHSFFNELREPNTRLPNGNKLPPLFNFTEQELSIQPALNSILLPRGTQEAANPQESTSAASQEASEATATIQAAAASGIA, from the coding sequence ATGAGTGGCCGCCCGAGAACCACTTCTTTCGCAGAAGGTAACAAGCAAGCATTGAATCCACCTTTAGGAGACATGAAAATTAGCAGTGGAGGTTATATAGGTAAAGATGGAAGTAAAGTGACGACTGTAGTGGCCAGGCCTGGTCAAGGGCCTGACAGACCTCAGGAAGTATCCTACACCGACACCAAAGTAATTGGAAATGGCAGTTTTGGGGTTGTGTACCAGGCTAAGTTGTGTGACACTTTCGAGTTAGTAGCTATTAAGAAAGTCCTGCAAGACAAGAGGTTTAAAAACAGAGAGTTACAAATTATGCAGAAGTTAGAACATTGCAATATAGTGAAACTTAAATACTACTTTTACTCTAGCGGAGACAAGAAGGATGAAGTGTATCTCAATTTGGTTCTGGAGTACATCCCTGAAACGGTGTATAAAGTGGCGAGGCATTACAGTAAGGCTAAACATACGATACCAATCATCCACATAAAGTTATATATGTACCAGTTATTTCGTTCTTTAGCCTACATTCATTCTTTAGGTATATGTCATAGGGATATAAAACCGCAGAACTTGTTGTTAGATCCAGAGACTGGAGTGTTAAAATTGTGTGATTTCGGAAGTGCAAAACACCTCGTCAAAGGTGAACCTAACGTAGCTTATATTTGCAGTAGATATTATAGGGCACCGGagttaatttttggtgctatcGATTACACCACGAAAATTGACGTGTGGAGTGCTGGCTGTGTTTTAGCAGAGCTTTTATTAGGTCTGCCCATATTTCCTGGTGATTCAGGCGTAGACCAATTAGTCGAGATTATCAAGGTGTTGGGAACACCTACCAAAGAACAGATCAAGGAAATGAATCCCAACTACACCGAGTTCAAGTTTCCTCAAATCAAATCACACCCTTGGCAACAGGTATTCAGAGCTAGAACACCTCCTGAAGCAATTGAACTAGTAGCAAGATTATTAGAGTATACCCCTTCTTCTAGAATTAGTCCGTTACAGGCTTGTGCACATTCTTTTTTCAATGAACTTAGAGAACCAAATACTCGACTTCCGAATGGAAACAAGCTACCACCTTTATTTAATTTTACCGAACAAGAGTTAAGCATTCAACCAGCATTGAACAGTATATTGTTGCCGAGAGGAACGCAGGAGGCAGCTAATCCTCAGGAGAGTACGTCAGCTGCTAGTCAGGAAGCCTCCGAGGCGACAGCAACTATCCAAGCAGCGGCCGCTTCTGGTATAGCTTAG